A stretch of Perognathus longimembris pacificus isolate PPM17 chromosome 1, ASM2315922v1, whole genome shotgun sequence DNA encodes these proteins:
- the LOC125355707 gene encoding LOW QUALITY PROTEIN: interferon omega-1-like (The sequence of the model RefSeq protein was modified relative to this genomic sequence to represent the inferred CDS: inserted 1 base in 1 codon) — protein MALLRPLLTAMVLCSWGPVGSLSCXPQNSLLLSRKTFEVLEQMRRVSPVLCLRDRRDFQFPREMVDVSQLQRARAASVLQMLLQQMFRLFHTERASVAWSPALLQDLRSELQQQLQNLSTCSIQASLLDTEGPALALRRYFRRIALYLEEKQYSDCAWEIVRQEITRAYS, from the exons ATGGCCCTCCTGCGTCCTCTACTGACCGCCATGGTGCTGTGCAGCTGGGGGCCTGTTGGATCTCTGAGCT CACCTCAGAACTCCCTGCTGCTCAGCAGGAAGACCTTTGAAGTGCTGGAGCAAATGAGGAGAGTCTCCCCTGTGTTGTGTCTGAGGGACAGAAGGGACTTCCAGTTCCCCCGGGAGATGGTGGATGTCAGCCAGTTGCAGAGGGCCCGGGCTGCGTCTGTCCTGCAGATGCTGCTGCAGCAGATGTTCAGGCTCTTCCACACAGAGCGCGCCTCTGTGGCCTGGAGCCCCGCCCTCCTCCAGGACCTGCGCTCTGAACTCCAGCAGCAACTGCAGAACCTCAGCACCTGTTCCATCCAAGCTTCGCTCCTAGACACTGAGGGcccagcactggccttgaggagGTACTTCAGAAGGATCGCCCTCTACTTGGAAGAGAAACAATACAGCGACTGCGCCTGGGAAATTGTCAGACaagagatcacaagagcctactCTTGA